In Oncorhynchus tshawytscha isolate Ot180627B linkage group LG01, Otsh_v2.0, whole genome shotgun sequence, the genomic stretch CAAATGTTAAAGCATTGGGTTGGTGTTGGCATGGGGTAGAGGGAGTTTACAtataccagtcatttcctttATAGTCCATGAAGGGGAGTGGACAAGTTCTACAGGAATTAAACCATATTGAGGGTGTCTGctttctatagagagagagagagagagagagagagagagagagagagagagagagagagagagagagagagacacacacagagagagaacatcagGTAAAGTTGTGGAGATGAGGGTATATGTGATCAGAACCCCTCCAGTCTGGTTAACCACAGTTAGGTCCAGTATAGACGATCAATACAAGTCACCATTTAGAATGTGATCCAGTTCAATGGATCTGAACAGAACTGGGGGACGTCAGACATGAAGTTGTCTAAACACAACTGGAATATCATTAGTTAGTGATTCATTGTTAATGGATTTTCAATGAGGAACACAGAGGAACAACCTGACAACACACATAACAAACTAACAATAAAAACAAAGAGGAGGAAACCACTAAAGTCATTACCATATTGTCATGTTGTAATGACAGGGAGAAACCATCTAACATCTAGAATACTACTTTAGATCTGGTCTAAAGAAGCCTAGTGCACTACGCAGGGAATAGGGAGCTATTTGGAACAGAGACACTAACTCATGTATGAAaatctttctctccctcgtcTGTCTGATATGTCTGCCCATTTCCCCTCCCATTTCATTCTATTCTATCAGCCACACCACTAGCTCACCTCCACACAATCCATTTACAAGTTAAAGACACACCTTGGAATAAATAACAAAGGAAAACTATTACAATATGAAGTTTGTGTTGTATATTTTATTTCATAAATCATATTTAATCACTGAACAGTAGCAGACCTAACTTAATCTGTTTCTGACTCTGGATAGTGGATCAAAAAGACCATCAATCTCCAATGACATTAAAGTACTATTCTGAACATTACTGATATACTGAGTGGCAAGTCAAGATATCTGCTGGTTTTATTGTTTGGTCAATACCTCCACCTGCTGGACAGGATTAATGTTGCTTGACTGAGCAGTATGGGAGGATGAAAGATGACAAATTTAAGGCCGGTTTCCTGGACATCTACATTGAACatactttttagtccaggactaggattaatctgtgtctgggaaaccagtccATATAGTTGAGTTACTATCTGTTCATGTCCAGGAAACCAGTCCATATAGTTAGTGATTCTACCTGTTCAAtgccactgaggagaattacatcGAGACAGAGAACCAATTGAGaaaacatatcaatggttctgaatgCCAACCAATATACCAATATAATATATCAACACCACACATCATGATTCATGGaaatgtacaacattaaaacattGCATTTTATTAAATATGAAAACAAATTATTTTAATGCATGAAATCTGAAGATCAAAACagtcaaaaaaatattttgtaaagAAAAACAGAGCAGAATGAATCATCACATCTGTggaccatcaccaccagcatgactagtatctatgtggaccctactacagtttaaccagctcagctatagactacaccagcatgactagtatctatatggaccctactacagtttaaccagctcagctatagactacaccagcatgactggtatctatgtatctatttaACCAGCTGGACCCTGACTAGTATCAGTtcaaccagctcagctatagactacaccagcatgactagtatctatggaCCCTACTACAGGCTCACCTACACCAGCATGACTggtatctatgtggaccctagttcaaccagctcagctatagactacaccagcatgactagtatctatgtggaccctactacagttcatGACTAGCATGACTAgtgtggaccctactacagttcaaccaGCTCAGCAGTACCAGAGAGCCAAAACCCAGGATAGAGGGGCTGAGTGAATGTGGTCTGGACTCTGTAGAGGAGGGTCATTGTGTCAGAGACATTGTAGAAGGACAGAGTACCTGCCTTGTGATCCAGGTACACTCCTACTCTGGAGGACTGAGGGCCTGATGCTTTAGTCTCAACATTATTGTGTCTGAAATAATAACCATCACTAGAGCACTGTAAACTCCAGGACTTGTCATTGATTCCGAATGCattacctctctctgttctgctgATGTCTTTATATGAGACTGTTGTAATAACATAcaccccactccactccacctcccagtaacagcgtccagacagaccctctctacacagaACCTGGTAGTTGTTTGTGAATCTGTCTGGATGGCCAGGATATGGTTGGTCTTGGCGTGTTTGGGACACATTTCTGTTcccttcagacagagagagacgtgtgcctgctgtgtttgggtccagtgtgagctgacaggaatctgggagaagagcagagaCCAATGAGGGGAGTTAGAACAATAAGTTAAGTCAGATACTGTATCTACCCTGTCTTTGATTAGAGCACAGCAGAGATCAAATCAGAGAAATATGAGGAGTCAAATAGATACCTAGTCTTTGATTAGATCTACTATTGCTATATATTTCTAGAGAGATTGTTAGGAGTGTCAGTAAAAAGAGACTGTTAGTTACTTCACAATAAAGAGACTCACATTGTAACAACTGTTCTCTGGTCTTGGGCTCTGGAGGCAGTACAACCTCCACTATAttcactacagacacacaaacacattgacagagagagggaatgttaTCATCATACCATATTCCACATGTATATGACTAGTAGGGAACTTTCAATGGTCTAAAGTTGATGTTCTTATTATTTTCAACACACCTGTAGTGGAGATCTTGTTCCATTCTCCTTTAAGGAAGTCTTCtagtttctctctcagttcagacACAGTCTTACTCACGTCTCCAAAGTACTGAAGAGGACGGACAACGATGCTGGGTAAGTCTGAAGATACACtgatactggagagagactgataactctggagagagagagagagagggggggacagagacagagggacacagagagagcgagagagggacagagagagtgggggacagagacaaagagggacgggggacagagggggacagagagcgagagggtgacagagagcgagggacagagagagcgacagagagagggagacagacagagagacagacagagagacagagagagggagacagacagagagagggagcgacagagagacagagagagaacagaaccaaATGATTGAGACGAATAGTTTCACATTAAGTTAATTTAATATCACATGTAACAAGACTGTTGAGTTACCTGGAGGAAAGTGATGTgatcctctgtgtgtgagagctgctccAGCTCAGTGCTTCTCTTCCTCAGCTCAGCTATCTCCTGCTTCAGTTGCTCCAGGAGTCCTTCAGCTTGTCTCACTTGAGACTTCACTTGGGCTCTGATCAGCTCCTTCACCTCAGAGCTCCTTCTCTCAACGGAGCGGCTCATCTCAGCAAATATCTTATCACTGCCCTTCACTGCAGAGCgctgttgagagagagatggacttgTCTTAATTTAATGAGCCATCCTCATTACACTGACACACACCCCCTAAAAACACATTGCgtgccaccacaacctccacacaATCGCATTATACAGTACCCGATaccacagtacaatacaccatcCAGCACCACATTCCAACCGTACATCCAACCCCTCCTCTCCAGCCGTACAGACAGCCCCCTGAGCTCCCATAcctcctgaaacatctccacacCGTTGATCGTTTTGTAAAACTCCATTTCAACCCTAAGGCGTCAACAGTAATGAGATTACCCTGGCAACACAGAAAAACATGATGAACAGTCTGTCATTGCAGaagacacccctccccaactccCATGTCAACCCGAGCCAACCAGCTATTGGAGTCAAGGGCTCCATGTAATACCTTCCACTGGATGACCCCTGACCTTTCCAGCACTGGGAGCTGATAGAGCACCCTCCACCTATACCCTGCCATGCTTTCAGCCCCCACAATCCCCTGCCACTGATGCCCCTTCACTCTCGCTAAGCTCCTGATGTGTCTAACCTTGACAATGAGGGTGTACAACACCTTACTTTACCTCTGAAAACTCCCCAGGCTCAGAGTGTCCTTTGGACTCTCCTGCCAGTCCCCAGTCTCTGCTCTCACTTGCAGTGGTGTAAACGGTGGTGGCCCCTCCTCAGGCTGCTCCAGCCCCCTCCTCACAGGGTCAAGCAgagcctcctggacctcctccatgactttctccagcagcctaagagacgtcAGTCCCGAATGCTGTGCCAACTCTCCCCCACCCCCGACCAGAAAATAATTCACTAACTTGCTCGGGAGGGAGGATTCTGCCAAGTTGTTGAtgatcagcaccctccctctgtaTGACATTTGGGAGAGGAGCCACTTTGCCAAATGGCTGTTGATGATGCAATGCCAAAAACCAGGAGGTTATACCTGTCTAgacttttgtgtgtgtttattgtcagGTACTGTTTGGAGATCAACAATTGCCTGTCAGCACACCATTCATGATCAGAGACCCACACAACCCACTACCACGGAAGTGatggaatgagacagagagagagagacatcattacaacactgtacatagacataatATAATGTTTCTTCTTCTTTGGAGTTTACCGGCGGTTGGAAACCCACATGTTGCATTACCTCTGTAATATCAAACTATAATATAAACTATCATATCAATCTACTTAACTTCGTGATACAACATGGGAAAAGGAACATTCAATtgaataaaaaataacaataaaaaacCACTcttccaactaaccctacactcagtAAAAATTTATTAAAAACCCACTGCCCCATTCAACTACTTTGACccaatctgctcctgcaccatgccaaTGACCTGggaggatgggacaccaccactcaacacaccctgtaactcttctgaaatCAAATCTAGTATGaccaaatacttctctgcagctgccaccacaacatctattttctgtgatttacgtTCCATCTCTgtggtacagttgataaccattgctatgaacgctaagaagccaaccttactgaagcatataTCACTCGTTGTCCTATCCCTCTGTGCtgcacagatctactactcacagggatcctctcaggatccctcacccttgacccatcctcctctactttcttcactgcctcagcatacgacaCCTTCTGCACAACTCTGACTCTAtccacctcaacctgcctctctctcaccgggcacttctgatccccagcaacatggaCACCCCTACAGTTGACACACAACTTTATCCACTGACACTACACAATCCTCTTTCCCATGAcctcctgcacacttcccacatcttggaatctccctcctacaaactgctgcaacatgaccataaacgTTGCACCTGAAACAGCTCAGTGGATTCAACACAAAGACTCTAACAGGATAACTGATATATCCTAACATGTCAGGTAAAGACTCAAAACTTAAAAGGACTGACAGTGACTCCTCTGTTTCACCACGCTCACCACCGGGTCTGCGTCGTACCAAACGGTGGTCATCACAAACACCAGGAGTCTTCAACTTCAATTGCTCCACCTCCACACTTAACGCTACCCCagaaatcactcctttcaatggtgtCCTGTTCCCAAGACCAAAGCAAGAAACATATCCTGACCAATGTAAACatctgtttcccatgccaatataacccatttgacagagagagagagagagagagagagagagagagagagagagagagagagagagagagagagagagagagagagagagagagagagagagagagagagagagagagagagagagagagagagagagagagagagagagagagagagagagagaaagagagctccaTGTTAATGTATAGGGGACACAAGTCAGTCATGGTTATGTGATGAGGTAGGCCCGCTTGCGACTTCAAAATCAGTGTCGGCCCAATGGGGACTGTCTTCTAGGTGTAAAGgtcaagatgttggtctctcccgcAGTAGACCTAGGTTCACATCCCATTGGTTACATTAAGCAGTCTATTGTCTGAAAGGGGTCCAGACAGCCTGCTCCCAACAGTGGTGTCAGTGGCATTGGAGAGGggcccctctcctctcactctgacTGGAAGAGAGAAGTGAACTGGTGTGTCTCCTCTGGTCAACAATACTCACCTTGAGAGACTCCACAGCCTGTTGGAGCTCCTtcagctccttctctctctcctggaatCTCTGCTGGACCTTCTGCTGACTCATCCTCAGCTGCCTCTGTGGAGAATCACTCTTCAATGAGCTATGAAGCTGTAGTAGTCCAGTAGATCAATAGTATAGTAATGTGACATAGGGCCCATAGAGAGGAATTGTGATAGAAAACTTACATACTTATCTGATTTATTTGATATTAATAGTAAACAATTATATAATTATCTAAGCTAAGGCTGAGTTTAATTGTGTCCACTCTATCTTCCTGCAGCTAGTCTAGGTTTTACTAGATATAGTCTGGGTGTAGGGGACATGGGTTTTAATAGAGATCGCTTGAAGCTGACAATTGATTAATGTCTTGGTGATTAAATGCATGTGAGACAAATGTCTCCGGTCTGACTGAGCCTGTATTCTATAGATAAGATTGTGTGAATGACTCGAGATAGAGAGAACCTGAAACAATAGAATCCTTTCATCTGGGAAACTTATCCTGAAGGAGTAGAATAACCCCCCCATGCAGATAAACATCAGTATGGACACAGGTTGGGTTATAGTGCCCAATCTGCATGGGGGGCAGCCATGGTTGATGCAGTTTTAGGTTTGGTATATAAAGACCCGGTATTCCCTGAATGATTCAAGCACTCGGTCCGACAGTCAAGACAATAATTCAgcgatattaaataaagatggtagtttgaagaaatgaccgagtctctctcagtactgactTTCCACAACACTATCAAGTTGTATTTGTTCTGTAGATCAATAGTATAGTCATGTGACATAGGGCCCATAGAGAGAAAGGTCTACAATCTTGATGGACCCTTTACATTATAATGTTGATTTGTTGCTATTTGAATGATTATAGTTTTAACAGTCGGTGTAAATGTATCAAGGAGTTGAGACTGAACTTTAGACTCATTAAAGGCCATTCAGAATGATAACAGTGTTTGACTTTAGACAATGGTGATACATTTGGAGAGTCTGGGTTAACATGGCAATATACTCAAGGTTGTGTTCATATTTGTTCTTCCGTGGATCAATTTCATTTGAATGATCTCATATTCAAACAGTCTTAGTTCCTACtgtatctttaattatttgtttatcAGACAGTCATCAAACAAATTGTTCTGGTCTTACCTGTTTCTCAGTCCTCTCTGCTGCAGCTGACACTGTATCATGGCCTTTATGTTCATCCATCACACACTGATAACAGATACACTGCTGATCGGTACGACAGAAAACCTCCAGCAGTTTGTCATGATGAGAGCAGATCTTCTCCTGTAGTTGTGCGGTGGCTTTGACCAGCTTGTGCTTCATGAAAGTAGGAGATTCATAGTGAGGATGGAGGTGAGTCTCACAGTAAGAGGCCAGACACGCCAGACAGGACATGAGGGCTTTCTGTTTTCTGGTCCCAGTGCAGACATCACACGCCACATCTCCAGGTCCAGCATAACACAGATCAGGAGAGGGAGCAGCCTGGAGTCCTGTCTTCTTCAGTTCCTCCACCACCTCAGCCAACATGTTATTTTTCCTTAGAGTAGGCCTTGGAGTGaaggtctctctgcactgaggaCAGCTATAGACCCCTCTCAGAACATTGTTATCCCAGCAGTCCTCAATACAGATTCTACAGTAACTGTGTCCACAGGCAGTAGTGACCGGCTCCTTCAGtagctccagacagacagaacaacagaactgGTCCTGGTCCAGCAGAACTCCTTGTTGAGCCATTTGGATGGTTgttcactctcacacagacagatgAGACAGAGACTCAGGTCAGTTTTGTTTCCTCAGAAGAGAGTttgtgggagggggagggacttCCTGGTTCTGCCAGAGGGGTGGggtcagcagggtagcctaggggttagagcattggactagtaaccggaaggttgcaagttcaaacccccgagctgacaaggtacaaatctgccattctgctcctgaacaggcagttaacccactgttcctaggctgtcattgaaaataagaatttgttcttaattcacTATACACAaactcagtgagcataaccttgctattgagaaaggccgctgtaggcagacctggctctcaagagaagacaggctatgtgcacactgcccacaaattgaggtggaaactgagctgcacttcctaacctcctgtcaaatgtatgactgttttagagacacatatttccctcagattacacagatccacaaagaatttgaaaacaaattttgataaactcccatatctactgggtgaaataccacagtgtgccatcacagcagcaagatttgtgacctgttgccacaagaaaaggtcaaccagtgaagaacaaacaccattgtaaatacaacccatatttatgcttatttgttttcccttttgtactttaaccatttgtacatcgttacaacactgtatatatacatataatattacatttgtaatgtctttattcttttggaacttcggtgagtgtaatgtttactgctcatttttattgtttatttcacttttgtatattatctacctcacttgctttggcaatgttaacgtaTGTTTCCGattccaataaagccccttgaattgaattgaattgaattgagaggggagGGATTAgaaggagtaagagagagggggggatagagagagagagagggggagatagagagagagggggagatagagagagagattaggagagagagattagagagagagagagattaggagagagagattagagagagagagattaggagagagagagattagagagagagattaggagagaaagattagagagagagagagattaggagagagattagagagagagattaggagagagattaaagagagattagagagagattagagagagagagatagattagagagagaaagagagattagagagagagagattagagagagagattagggagagagattagagagagaggccacataTAGattcgagagagaaagagagattaaaGAGAGAGATTAGGAGCGAGGCCACATTTAATCTGATCTGTCCTACCGGCCACATTTAATCTGATCTGTCCTACAGGCCACATTTAATCTGATCTGTCCTACAGGCCACATTTAATCTGATCCGTACTACAGGCCACATTTAATCTGATCTGTCCTACAGGCCACATTTAATCTGATCTGTCCTACAGGCCACATTTAAACTGTATTTTACCCACTCCTGATCAAGACCAAGCTAAATTAGAAATGGTGGTTTAGACTCAAAGATAcgactctgctgtgctctacaaCTAAAGCTGCCTAACCAGTATAACAGATACATACCTTTATATGGCTCTGGGACACATCTATATACTGTATGGCTCTGGGACACATCTATATACTGTAAGGCTCTGGGACACATCAAtggtcaaaagttttgagaatgacacaaatattaatttccacaaagtttgctgcccagtgtctttagatatttttgtcagatgttacaatGGAATACTGAATTGgaccgaccaaccagtgctcccgcacattggctacccgggctatctgcattgtgtcccgccacccgccaacccctcttttacgctacggctactctctgttcatcatatatgcatcgtcactttaaccatatctacatgtacatactacctcaatcagcctgactaaccggtgtctgtatgtagcctcgctacttttatagcctcgctactgtatataacctgtctttttactgttgtttgatttctttacttacctattgttcacataatacctttttttgcactattggttagagcctggaagtcagcatttcactgtaaggtctactacacctgttgtatttggcgcacgtgacaaataaactttgatttgaagtaTTATCACAAGCATTGCATAATTgttaaaggcttttattgacgattacatgaagttgatgcagaaaaaatatttgcagtgttgacccttctttttcaagacctctgcaatctgccctggcatgctgtcaattaacttctgggccacatcctgactgatggcagcccatttttGCATAATCaatacttggagtttgtcagaatttgtgggattttgtttgtccacctgcctcttgaggattgaccacaagttctcaatgggattaaggtctggggagtttcctgggcatgtacccaaaatatcaatgttttgtttcccgagctacttagttatcacttttgccttatggcaaggtgctctatcatgctggaaaaggcattgttcatcaccaaaccgTTCCTGGATGGTGGGAGAaattgctctcggaggatgtgttggtaccattcttgattcatggctgtgttcttaggcaaagttgtgagtgagtccactcccttggctgagaagcaaccccacacatgaatggtctcaggatgctttactgttggcatgacacaggactgatggtagcgctcaccttgtcttctccagacaaacTTTTTTTCCTGGATgcaccaaacaatcggaaaggggattaatcagagaaaatgactttaccccagtccagAACAACATGTTGGTGACTGTCTGATAAACAAATAATTAACGATACAGTAGGAACTATGGCTGTTTGAATATGAGATCATTCAATTGAAATAGAGCCACGCAAAACAAATATGAACACAACCTTGATTATGTTAACCCAGATTCTCCAAATGTATCACCATTGTCTAAAGTCAAACACTATTATCATTCTGAATGGCCTTTAATGAGTCCAAAGTTCAGTCTCAACTCCTTGATACATTTACACCGACTGGTAAAACTATAATCATTCAAATAGCAGCAAATCAACATTATATTGTAAAGGGACCATCAAGATTGTAGACCTTTCTCTCTATGGGCCCTATGTCACATGACTATACTATTGATCTACaggacaaatacagtttgatagTGTTATGGAAATTCGGTACTTTCAGGTTCTGTCTATCTCGagtcacacacacaatcttaTCTATAGAATACAGGCCCAGTCAGACCGGAGACATTTATCTCAAAAGCATCACTAATCATAGACTGGAATGTGGCTGTTTGGTTTTTATCACCAGGACATCAATCAATTGTCTACAAACGGTGTCAGTGGAGGAGGTGTTAAACCTATTGAAATCATTACCTGGTGGTAAATCTACAGGTTATGGTCTTATGGACAATTCTTTGCTTCTATCAATTTTTTGCTTCACTGTGCTgctccccagattgcagttccactgagatacatatttaattggtcactggaaaaggggatgtttgcaaatgtatggaagcatgcGAAACTGTCCTATTCCGAAAGACAgcaaagaacccattactcctgcTAATAGTCGACCAATTAGTCTACTCCCTATACACTCAGTAAGATGttggagggtattgtgagtagacaaatGTGGGACTACATGGAAAAGAatgatctgattacagccaatcagcatgcttatcgcaaaaaccattccacgaccactgcattggttgacatgactgatcagtggctcaatgctatggataatggcagGTTGTGGTGgtactatttttagatttcagtgcagcatttgatttagaGGATCATTAAATAATTTTGACAAAAGTCatgcattatggttttaaggaggtagcattgaattgggtacagtcatatctaactgacaggaaacctatatccacctatatcaatggttAATTTTCTTCCCATAATatgttaaactgtggaataccgcagggcaaCTGCCTTGGCCCACTTCTTTATTTAAT encodes the following:
- the LOC121847301 gene encoding tripartite motif-containing protein 16-like isoform X1 — its product is MAQQGVLLDQDQFCCSVCLELLKEPVTTACGHSYCRICIEDCWDNNVLRGVYSCPQCRETFTPRPTLRKNNMLAEVVEELKKTGLQAAPSPDLCYAGPGDVACDVCTGTRKQKALMSCLACLASYCETHLHPHYESPTFMKHKLVKATAQLQEKICSHHDKLLEVFCRTDQQCICYQCVMDEHKGHDTVSAAAERTEKQRQLRMSQQKVQQRFQEREKELKELQQAVESLKVSIRSAVKGSDKIFAEMSRSVERRSSEVKELIRAQVKSQVRQAEGLLEQLKQEIAELRKRSTELEQLSHTEDHITFLQSYQSLSSISVSSDLPSIVVRPLQYFGDVSKTVSELREKLEDFLKGEWNKISTTVNIVEVVLPPEPKTREQLLQYSCQLTLDPNTAGTRLSLSEGNRNVSQTRQDQPYPGHPDRFTNNYQVLCREGLSGRCYWEVEWSGVYVITTVSYKDISRTERGNAFGINDKSWSLQCSSDGYYFRHNNVETKASGPQSSRVGVYLDHKAGTLSFYNVSDTMTLLYRVQTTFTQPLYPGFWLSGTAELVEL
- the LOC121847301 gene encoding E3 ubiquitin/ISG15 ligase TRIM25-like isoform X2, which translates into the protein MAQQGVLLDQDQFCCSVCLELLKEPVTTACGHSYCRICIEDCWDNNVLRGVYSCPQCRETFTPRPTLRKNNMLAEVVEELKKTGLQAAPSPDLCYAGPGDVACDVCTGTRKQKALMSCLACLASYCETHLHPHYESPTFMKHKLVKATAQLQEKICSHHDKLLEVFCRTDQQCICYQCVMDEHKGHDTVSAAAERTEKQRQLRMSQQKVQQRFQEREKELKELQQAVESLKSYQSLSSISVSSDLPSIVVRPLQYFGDVSKTVSELREKLEDFLKGEWNKISTTVNIVEVVLPPEPKTREQLLQYSCQLTLDPNTAGTRLSLSEGNRNVSQTRQDQPYPGHPDRFTNNYQVLCREGLSGRCYWEVEWSGVYVITTVSYKDISRTERGNAFGINDKSWSLQCSSDGYYFRHNNVETKASGPQSSRVGVYLDHKAGTLSFYNVSDTMTLLYRVQTTFTQPLYPGFWLSGTAELVKL